From the Psychrobacillus sp. FSL K6-4046 genome, one window contains:
- a CDS encoding asparagine synthase, producing the protein MESIREGLIPTVLGTAVTTTGVALRNNRSISPLITSSIIGFGLAHIVLGAIDLVEHRR; encoded by the coding sequence ATGGAGAGTATTCGCGAAGGGTTAATACCAACAGTTTTAGGGACAGCCGTAACTACAACTGGAGTAGCGCTTAGGAACAATAGAAGCATTTCACCATTAATCACGAGTTCGATTATCGGATTTGGCTTAGCGCATATTGTGTTGGGGGCAATCGATTTAGTTGAACATCGCCGCTAA
- a CDS encoding DUF378 domain-containing protein codes for MSVLSRIALALVIIGALNWGLIGFFEFDLVASIFGGQTSAFARVVYALVGLSGIACIPLLFAQEDEESSTSTSDGKSQNYRNLSYETEFAEEEEIIVADPQTNASSDNSTTNSPTNYYKKTSKKKKR; via the coding sequence GTGTCAGTACTATCTCGGATTGCTTTAGCATTAGTTATCATTGGTGCATTAAACTGGGGTTTAATCGGATTTTTTGAATTTGACTTAGTTGCATCTATTTTTGGTGGACAAACTTCTGCCTTTGCTCGTGTTGTGTATGCACTTGTTGGTTTAAGCGGGATTGCTTGTATACCACTACTGTTTGCTCAAGAGGACGAAGAAAGCAGTACTTCTACCAGCGATGGGAAAAGTCAAAATTACAGAAATCTAAGCTACGAAACAGAATTTGCTGAAGAAGAGGAAATTATTGTGGCAGATCCACAAACTAATGCTTCATCGGATAATTCTACAACAAACTCGCCTACAAATTATTACAAAAAAACTTCTAAGAAAAAGAAGAGATAA
- a CDS encoding GNAT family N-acetyltransferase: MIIIKQFDHSVHVAEEMAMLYQAVWQKEEDDFFERIQKHANYDGFLGIVAYSDTNECIGFAYGYKSEDGQYYRGLLEQELTVEEANEWLTDCFEFVELLVHPSYRGNGLGKRLLEKLVNNCSMKTSVLTTKASNLAAQALYAKSGWVVVKENFFPSANDGPYVIMGKDLRREELVSKLIQEGKEK; encoded by the coding sequence ATGATTATTATTAAGCAATTTGATCATAGCGTCCATGTAGCAGAAGAAATGGCTATGCTTTATCAAGCAGTATGGCAAAAAGAAGAGGATGACTTCTTCGAAAGAATACAAAAGCATGCCAATTATGATGGTTTTCTTGGAATTGTAGCATATTCCGATACCAACGAATGCATTGGATTTGCCTATGGTTATAAATCAGAGGATGGACAGTATTACCGAGGACTTCTGGAGCAGGAACTAACCGTGGAAGAAGCAAACGAATGGTTAACAGATTGCTTTGAATTTGTAGAGCTATTAGTTCACCCCTCTTATCGTGGGAATGGATTAGGTAAAAGATTATTAGAAAAATTAGTGAACAATTGCTCGATGAAGACGTCTGTATTAACAACCAAGGCTAGTAATTTAGCAGCTCAAGCTTTATATGCAAAATCAGGATGGGTAGTGGTAAAAGAAAATTTCTTTCCTTCTGCAAATGATGGACCATATGTCATTATGGGAAAGGACTTGAGAAGGGAAGAGCTTGTAAGTAAGTTAATACAAGAGGGGAAAGAAAAATGA
- a CDS encoding VanZ family protein, with translation MKKVIKIVLNISFVFYLFALVVLLFLGTRGFLWSGITMIEYIKNSSNFIPFKTINTYIRALFDGSMNIDIPIKNLFGNLFMFLPAGIYLPYCIRKAKEISVFIISLSILLVVIEVVQVVTRRGSFDIDDFILNMLGALIGFGIWKTKFVQKLLR, from the coding sequence ATGAAAAAAGTAATAAAGATTGTTCTTAACATAAGTTTCGTGTTTTATTTATTTGCATTAGTAGTTCTATTGTTCTTAGGCACTAGAGGCTTTTTATGGTCTGGTATAACAATGATAGAGTATATAAAGAACTCATCTAATTTTATACCCTTTAAAACTATAAATACATATATAAGGGCATTGTTTGACGGAAGTATGAATATAGATATACCTATTAAAAATCTCTTTGGTAACTTATTTATGTTTTTGCCAGCGGGGATTTACTTACCTTACTGCATAAGAAAGGCAAAAGAGATAAGTGTTTTTATAATTTCGTTGAGTATATTGCTAGTGGTAATTGAAGTAGTTCAAGTAGTTACTAGAAGAGGAAGTTTTGATATTGATGATTTTATTCTTAATATGCTTGGTGCTTTAATAGGATTTGGAATTTGGAAAACAAAGTTTGTTCAGAAACTGCTTAGATAG
- a CDS encoding DoxX-like family protein: MKNKPIYVETSISSDMEKVWEASQNPELHEQWDLRFSSITYLPKKENEPQLFEYKTNIGFGFSIAGWGKSVGTFHAKDNSRTSSLHFGTAQKISPIKEGKGYWKYEPEQDGVKFFTQYDYDVRFGTLGKMIDRVLFRPIMGWATALSFDVFKRWLEKGDTPSSQYVRFFSHWLITILFFFVWVYHGLVPKLLLMHPEEVSMTQGMLPLTVNEAQNIVSTAGVIEIVFGILWVLYSNKRRLLKIQVVVFPLLTLSTLIGDATVFGDPFNPLTFNLTLFVLSVIGLLVSKDIPTAKSCKRSR, from the coding sequence ATGAAAAATAAACCAATTTATGTAGAGACTAGTATCTCTAGCGATATGGAAAAGGTATGGGAGGCATCTCAAAATCCCGAGCTACATGAACAATGGGATTTACGTTTTTCTTCTATCACCTATTTACCCAAAAAAGAAAATGAACCACAGCTATTTGAATATAAAACGAATATAGGATTTGGATTTAGTATTGCAGGTTGGGGGAAAAGTGTCGGTACCTTTCATGCGAAGGACAACTCTAGAACATCCTCACTGCATTTCGGTACTGCCCAAAAGATTTCTCCTATAAAAGAAGGCAAGGGATATTGGAAGTATGAGCCTGAGCAAGATGGCGTTAAATTTTTTACGCAGTATGATTACGATGTTCGTTTTGGAACACTTGGAAAAATGATAGATCGCGTCCTATTTCGCCCGATAATGGGATGGGCCACTGCTCTTAGCTTTGATGTATTTAAGAGGTGGCTTGAAAAGGGAGATACTCCCTCTAGTCAGTATGTACGATTCTTCAGTCACTGGCTTATTACCATTCTGTTCTTTTTTGTTTGGGTGTATCACGGCCTCGTTCCAAAATTACTATTGATGCATCCCGAGGAAGTATCAATGACCCAAGGCATGCTCCCCTTAACGGTGAACGAAGCTCAAAATATCGTATCAACAGCAGGCGTTATTGAAATAGTATTTGGTATTCTGTGGGTACTTTATAGTAATAAGCGAAGATTACTGAAAATCCAAGTCGTTGTTTTTCCATTACTTACACTCTCCACTTTAATAGGAGACGCCACCGTATTTGGTGATCCATTTAACCCCCTTACATTTAACTTAACGCTGTTTGTTCTATCCGTTATCGGATTGCTGGTTAGTAAAGACATTCCAACTGCCAAAAGCTGTAAGCGTTCAAGATAA
- a CDS encoding YndJ family protein, translating to MTYKRIAISHTILFLIVAAFSVEPWYFLMLSVAQILFVPLVLKLVLKDDHLIYYFVIPAVIAVSILQITEDSRIDSLLALIYLLFTFIIAMVGFKRFINRGFTNIEEFAIDMGMMYLFIGGLWFVASVLEIDTGFTPILTWLTGIHFHYSSFLLPVFIGFLGRVYKPASYPWLTAIILISPLVVAIGITFSTLLEFISVLLYMIGIYGSIVLAIKATYKNGYQKSLIVTSFGALGVTILFSLLYATGNAFGIFGVTIDFMLKFHGFFNCLIFAFVGIVGWSIWTPPELYKKLQFPISKIKGKGTVGEKVLGAYHLNKNYTGLVDDMSIFVDKESLPPMISNFYEQTMHYRLFSTVHWHAWFKPFAALYRLFSSRLQQLNLPFTSREMEMTGDIVAIEDGRTNTRAWIRKIETSTIFVALYSIHTREEKTFMNISLPLPWSSMVGVLALEEQEGKLLLTSKSTLGSDAGIYLAFRGTIFKLPLEEQFLLEENNETLTAKHEMRIFSIPFLTINYRIFLKEDLET from the coding sequence ATGACCTATAAAAGAATTGCAATCTCCCACACTATTTTATTTCTCATAGTTGCTGCTTTTAGCGTAGAGCCCTGGTATTTTCTTATGCTATCCGTAGCTCAGATATTATTTGTTCCACTCGTCTTAAAATTAGTTTTGAAAGATGATCATCTGATTTATTACTTTGTCATTCCAGCTGTGATAGCTGTTTCTATTTTACAGATTACCGAAGATTCAAGGATTGATTCCTTGCTCGCACTTATCTATCTACTTTTTACTTTTATCATTGCCATGGTTGGATTTAAACGTTTTATTAACAGAGGCTTCACCAATATAGAAGAGTTTGCGATTGATATGGGGATGATGTATTTATTCATCGGAGGACTTTGGTTTGTTGCTTCTGTTCTTGAAATAGATACAGGATTTACTCCTATTTTAACGTGGCTGACAGGAATTCACTTTCATTATTCTTCCTTTTTATTGCCTGTTTTTATAGGTTTTTTAGGGAGAGTTTATAAACCTGCCAGCTACCCTTGGCTTACAGCTATCATTTTAATATCTCCTTTAGTCGTTGCAATCGGAATCACTTTTTCTACACTTTTAGAATTTATATCCGTACTTTTATATATGATTGGCATATATGGTTCTATCGTTCTAGCTATTAAGGCAACATATAAAAACGGGTATCAGAAAAGCCTGATTGTTACTTCCTTTGGAGCTCTAGGTGTAACAATCCTGTTCTCCCTTTTGTATGCAACAGGGAATGCGTTTGGTATTTTTGGCGTAACGATAGATTTCATGCTTAAGTTTCATGGATTCTTTAATTGCCTAATATTTGCGTTCGTCGGTATTGTCGGCTGGTCCATTTGGACACCACCGGAACTTTATAAAAAGTTGCAGTTTCCTATTAGCAAGATCAAAGGTAAAGGAACTGTTGGTGAGAAAGTTTTAGGTGCCTATCACTTAAATAAAAACTATACGGGCTTAGTCGATGATATGAGCATTTTTGTAGATAAAGAGTCACTCCCTCCTATGATTAGTAATTTTTATGAGCAAACAATGCATTACCGACTATTTTCCACTGTTCATTGGCATGCTTGGTTCAAGCCTTTTGCCGCTTTATATAGATTGTTTAGTTCCAGGCTGCAGCAGCTGAATCTACCATTTACCTCTAGGGAGATGGAAATGACTGGAGATATAGTAGCTATCGAGGATGGACGTACCAATACAAGAGCTTGGATACGAAAAATTGAAACAAGCACCATCTTTGTTGCACTATATTCCATACATACTCGAGAAGAGAAAACCTTTATGAATATCTCCCTCCCTTTACCATGGTCGTCGATGGTTGGCGTATTAGCATTAGAAGAGCAAGAAGGAAAGCTTCTCTTAACTAGCAAAAGTACCTTAGGGTCTGATGCTGGGATTTACTTGGCCTTTAGAGGAACCATCTTTAAGCTTCCTTTGGAGGAGCAATTTCTTTTAGAGGAGAATAATGAAACTCTAACTGCCAAACATGAGATGCGTATTTTCAGTATTCCATTTTTGACGATTAATTATCGGATTTTTTTAAAGGAAGATTTGGAAACCTGA
- a CDS encoding serine hydrolase domain-containing protein — protein sequence MQLNKNIQARFNPVIDHVKNTYNSVYATGAAVIVIHKDEIVAERYWGTQSSRPEAREVQEDTQFHVASVRKSYIGFAVAYAVHHGYIDSIDDEVTKYIADLEEEVFRGTTIRHLLTHTHGLTELEGKVIREFLPGESWAYRQVNINLLTQIVKVATGQTVADLLKEKVFRPLSLNESDWYTEIQPKLAEVIDPSGQPKQIPTNSTKGDQINMFTSARDLAYWGYLHLKRGYIDNKQVIPKEVIQLSTSLISPSTIDKDLPQHGFLWFVKDLPASKTELGELVPRGSYQILGFTGVAVLVVPEHEIVAVRMVNSYGSPENHDFLADIRTFGDSVMKSLQEG from the coding sequence ATGCAACTGAATAAAAATATACAGGCTAGATTTAATCCAGTAATTGATCATGTAAAAAATACATATAACTCCGTCTATGCTACTGGAGCGGCAGTTATAGTCATTCATAAAGATGAGATTGTGGCAGAAAGATATTGGGGCACTCAATCTAGCAGACCAGAAGCTAGGGAAGTACAGGAGGATACCCAGTTTCACGTGGCATCTGTTCGCAAAAGCTATATAGGATTTGCAGTCGCATATGCGGTGCATCATGGTTATATCGATTCGATAGATGATGAAGTGACAAAATATATTGCGGATTTGGAGGAAGAAGTTTTTCGTGGAACTACAATTAGACATTTATTGACACATACGCATGGGTTAACGGAGCTAGAAGGTAAAGTTATTCGAGAGTTTTTACCAGGGGAGAGCTGGGCCTATAGACAAGTTAATATAAACCTGCTTACTCAAATAGTAAAGGTTGCAACAGGCCAAACAGTAGCAGATTTACTAAAAGAAAAAGTATTTCGACCACTCAGCTTGAATGAGAGTGACTGGTACACAGAAATTCAACCTAAGCTTGCAGAGGTCATTGATCCGTCCGGCCAACCAAAACAAATACCAACAAACAGTACAAAGGGCGATCAAATTAATATGTTCACTTCTGCAAGAGATTTAGCCTATTGGGGTTACCTTCATTTAAAGCGGGGATACATAGATAACAAGCAAGTAATACCAAAAGAAGTTATTCAGCTATCTACGTCTCTTATAAGTCCGAGTACAATTGATAAGGATTTGCCTCAGCATGGTTTCCTTTGGTTTGTAAAGGATTTACCGGCAAGTAAAACGGAGCTTGGAGAATTAGTTCCGCGTGGCTCGTATCAAATTTTAGGATTCACAGGTGTTGCAGTGCTAGTCGTACCTGAACACGAAATCGTGGCAGTTCGGATGGTCAATAGCTATGGGTCACCAGAGAACCATGATTTTCTTGCGGACATAAGGACCTTTGGAGATAGTGTAATGAAAAGTTTACAGGAGGGGTAA
- a CDS encoding class I SAM-dependent methyltransferase, translating into MTNRIQLDNLEEYDDPAAYDQENNHYVGELPLLLEWTGKVNGPIIDLACGTGRLTLPLAKEGYQLIGIDVHKGMLEQAAKKAGKLNLDIQWLQQDCTNFQAGIRSPFIYMVGNSIQHFHTNEAQDQLLSSIKQHLQEDGIFIFDTRFPSAEELLQPATEEYWKTYMDGEYEVDVYTISRYDSLKQIQHYTTIRKYKDHSAIIIDEKVTNISLRCTYPLEMERLLKEHNLEIVNVYKDWKGTPLDSESDNMVYICRKLPPR; encoded by the coding sequence ATGACGAATCGCATTCAACTAGATAATTTAGAGGAATATGATGATCCAGCAGCCTATGACCAGGAAAATAATCATTACGTAGGGGAACTTCCATTATTACTAGAATGGACAGGGAAAGTAAATGGTCCAATTATAGACTTAGCCTGTGGAACTGGGAGGCTGACCTTGCCATTAGCCAAAGAGGGCTACCAATTAATCGGTATTGATGTTCATAAAGGAATGTTGGAGCAGGCAGCTAAAAAAGCCGGAAAGCTTAACTTGGATATACAGTGGCTGCAGCAGGATTGTACAAATTTCCAAGCAGGCATTAGAAGTCCGTTTATTTATATGGTGGGTAATTCCATACAGCATTTCCATACAAATGAGGCACAGGATCAACTTTTATCCTCTATAAAACAACATCTTCAGGAAGATGGTATTTTTATATTTGATACTAGATTTCCTTCTGCCGAGGAGCTTCTTCAACCGGCAACAGAGGAGTATTGGAAAACTTATATGGATGGAGAATACGAGGTAGATGTCTACACAATTAGTAGATACGATTCGTTAAAACAAATCCAGCATTACACAACCATTCGAAAATACAAAGATCATAGTGCAATAATAATTGATGAAAAGGTAACTAATATAAGCTTACGATGTACCTATCCCTTAGAGATGGAGAGGTTATTAAAAGAACATAACCTGGAAATTGTAAATGTCTATAAAGATTGGAAGGGCACACCGCTTGATTCCGAAAGTGATAATATGGTGTATATATGTAGAAAACTTCCTCCTAGATAA
- a CDS encoding class I SAM-dependent methyltransferase, producing the protein MNTKTLEINKTSWEKSANRFYGRNPLPEYGPMAPREEHLNLLGEVKDLKVLDIGCGSGHSLQYMAKRGAGELWGIDLSNNQLSAAKELLKDYGSSVKLIQSPMETNPGLPSNYFDIVYSIFALGWTTDLDKTLANIYSYLKVGGIFVFSWEHPLHSRVKHEEGKYLFNKSYQEEGPYDHDFWDTQAIMQQFKVSTYINRLIKAGFKIEEVVEEVYMAEKDLERHVNRWYSFEKAQLIPTTLIIKCSK; encoded by the coding sequence ATGAATACCAAGACATTAGAAATAAACAAAACAAGCTGGGAAAAGTCTGCAAATCGTTTTTATGGTAGAAATCCTCTTCCCGAGTATGGACCAATGGCTCCGCGTGAAGAACATTTAAATCTATTAGGAGAAGTAAAGGATTTGAAGGTTTTAGATATCGGCTGTGGCAGTGGTCATTCCCTACAATATATGGCGAAGAGAGGAGCAGGAGAGCTTTGGGGAATTGACTTATCAAACAACCAGCTATCTGCTGCAAAAGAATTATTGAAGGATTATGGATCTTCCGTAAAACTAATTCAATCTCCTATGGAAACTAATCCTGGATTGCCATCAAACTATTTTGACATCGTTTATTCGATTTTTGCACTAGGATGGACTACTGATTTAGACAAAACATTAGCCAATATCTATTCTTACTTAAAAGTAGGAGGCATTTTTGTATTCAGCTGGGAGCATCCTCTACATAGCAGAGTGAAGCATGAGGAAGGGAAGTATCTCTTCAACAAATCCTATCAAGAGGAAGGGCCGTATGACCACGATTTTTGGGATACACAAGCAATCATGCAACAATTTAAAGTGAGTACTTATATTAATAGACTTATAAAGGCTGGGTTTAAAATTGAAGAGGTTGTAGAAGAGGTCTACATGGCAGAGAAGGATTTAGAGCGACATGTAAATAGGTGGTACTCCTTTGAAAAAGCACAACTTATACCGACAACATTAATTATTAAGTGTAGTAAATAG
- a CDS encoding Type 1 glutamine amidotransferase-like domain-containing protein produces the protein MKFYLSSFKIGNEERKLIELTKNGNKKVAYINNALDFATDLERKNKSDVADVSELQRIGFTVDILDLKMYFHKPEGLKEKLDQYDVIWVRGGNTFILAQAMRLSGFDEIIKKYFKDGVCQYSCRI, from the coding sequence ATGAAATTTTATCTTTCATCTTTTAAAATTGGAAACGAAGAACGGAAGCTAATCGAATTAACGAAAAATGGGAATAAAAAAGTAGCATATATCAATAATGCATTAGACTTTGCGACTGATTTAGAAAGAAAAAATAAAAGTGATGTTGCAGACGTAAGTGAACTGCAAAGAATAGGTTTCACAGTGGATATTTTAGATTTAAAAATGTACTTCCATAAACCCGAAGGATTGAAAGAAAAGCTTGATCAATACGATGTTATTTGGGTAAGAGGCGGCAATACTTTTATTCTTGCTCAAGCAATGAGATTAAGCGGTTTTGATGAAATCATTAAAAAGTATTTTAAAGACGGTGTTTGTCAATATAGTTGTCGCATTTAG
- a CDS encoding DUF5700 domain-containing putative Zn-dependent protease, with amino-acid sequence MKIIDTVPFFLNNYIPSISFLRSYYEKYPEIFTEYFPRHCKDTEERHNQSMEKYPGSFREIQQVHENITPIIEEVVREYERLYDVTFPIQVNLIVGGYGSNAYTYQQIIPNITFALEKLSPDPNHLRVIVAHEFGHAAQNILTDRAGMDWTTAQWTHPFNWLYREGIATYLSERIIPHLKKSVYFTYDDEGAEWLNFAQQNVKEIKKAFIEDYRKMSRNEISRDWFSINGVNTFGYSRFGYFLGELFVQEEMEKHGELETIIAWENPHYLEKVENWLLQVEGELV; translated from the coding sequence TTGAAGATTATAGATACAGTGCCTTTCTTTTTAAACAATTACATCCCATCCATTAGCTTTTTACGAAGCTATTATGAAAAGTACCCAGAAATTTTTACAGAATATTTTCCTCGTCATTGCAAAGACACCGAGGAACGACATAACCAGTCAATGGAGAAATACCCTGGCAGCTTCCGTGAAATCCAACAAGTGCATGAAAATATAACACCTATTATTGAAGAAGTAGTGCGCGAATATGAACGATTATACGATGTTACTTTTCCAATACAGGTCAATTTGATCGTTGGAGGATATGGTTCAAATGCATATACGTACCAGCAAATAATTCCTAATATCACCTTTGCGTTAGAGAAGCTTTCGCCTGATCCAAATCATTTGAGGGTAATCGTTGCTCATGAGTTTGGTCATGCAGCACAAAATATTTTAACAGACAGGGCCGGGATGGATTGGACGACTGCCCAATGGACTCATCCATTCAACTGGTTATATAGGGAAGGAATTGCAACGTACCTATCTGAAAGAATTATTCCTCATTTAAAGAAATCCGTTTATTTTACTTACGATGATGAAGGCGCAGAATGGCTTAATTTTGCTCAACAGAATGTTAAAGAAATAAAAAAGGCATTTATAGAGGACTATCGAAAAATGTCTAGAAACGAAATATCTCGTGATTGGTTTTCTATTAATGGAGTAAATACCTTTGGGTACAGTAGATTTGGCTATTTCCTTGGAGAGCTATTTGTACAAGAGGAAATGGAAAAGCATGGGGAACTTGAGACAATCATCGCATGGGAAAATCCTCACTACCTAGAGAAGGTAGAGAATTGGCTACTTCAAGTTGAAGGAGAACTGGTATGA
- the xerA gene encoding site-specific tyrosine recombinase/integron integrase, whose translation MLLSKAWASFEADKRIEGFSPQTLKAYQLQSLLLIGYFKDVEMALLDTNQLKEYLAVSGKHLKPASLAHRIRFMKSFFRWSHEEGHLSKNPTSKIKEPKVGKRIPKYLTEREIEHLRESCHSPMEKAIFEFMFSTGCRIGEIVSLEKNHINWSNQSAIVRGKGDKEREVYFNTRCDIWLKRYIESRNDHNPAIFVTARQPHKMSVAQMRYIIKRISNRAEINKEIHPHQLRHSYATHLMNNGAPIEVIQSLMGHEKSETTKIYAQLSGRLRKEYYQKYF comes from the coding sequence TTGTTACTGTCAAAAGCATGGGCTTCGTTTGAAGCGGACAAGCGAATAGAGGGCTTTTCGCCACAAACCTTGAAGGCCTACCAGTTACAGTCTTTGCTATTAATTGGTTATTTTAAAGATGTAGAGATGGCATTGCTGGATACAAATCAACTAAAAGAGTATCTTGCTGTATCCGGTAAGCATTTAAAACCAGCCAGTCTTGCACATCGTATTCGCTTTATGAAATCATTTTTTCGGTGGTCTCATGAAGAAGGACACCTTAGTAAGAATCCAACTTCCAAAATTAAAGAACCCAAAGTAGGGAAGCGGATACCTAAGTATTTAACAGAACGGGAGATCGAACACCTTCGTGAATCCTGTCATTCCCCAATGGAAAAAGCTATTTTTGAATTCATGTTTTCTACCGGTTGTCGAATTGGAGAAATAGTTTCGTTAGAAAAGAACCATATTAATTGGTCCAATCAATCGGCGATTGTTCGAGGTAAAGGTGATAAGGAAAGGGAGGTATATTTTAATACACGTTGTGACATATGGCTTAAACGTTATATAGAAAGTCGGAATGACCATAATCCTGCTATCTTTGTGACAGCAAGACAGCCGCATAAAATGAGTGTCGCCCAGATGAGATATATCATCAAGCGGATCTCCAATCGTGCAGAAATTAATAAAGAAATTCATCCACACCAACTTAGGCACAGCTACGCAACTCATTTGATGAATAATGGAGCTCCTATTGAAGTCATACAAAGTCTTATGGGGCATGAGAAGAGTGAAACCACCAAGATCTATGCTCAGCTAAGCGGAAGGTTAAGAAAAGAGTATTACCAGAAGTACTTTTAA
- a CDS encoding MerR family transcriptional regulator has product MNNNNKFSIGEFSEKTGIPIPTLHYYDEVGLLRPEKNPSSGHRIYNYPDIIILQKILSLKFLGYSLDEIKNLLNKTSFTVDLNESLSLHLQALEKEKKQIEQSMKSINRVIRLMEEEGTVDSNLLFTLLHGMRTDHIQEEWINRHMLTDIMEELEKKSEEEKISLDKTFTQLSKEVKQLYGKPVEDLKVQRMIKNYIEGVFSFFDEDLMQKLADTNIEGEPDFQEFDNMTPSPFTEDEQKWFEQAIEYYIQQEEKE; this is encoded by the coding sequence ATGAATAACAATAACAAGTTTTCCATTGGGGAGTTTTCAGAAAAGACAGGAATACCTATTCCTACTTTACATTACTATGATGAAGTTGGTTTATTACGACCAGAAAAGAATCCTTCTTCAGGGCATCGCATTTACAATTATCCAGATATTATAATTTTACAAAAAATTCTAAGTTTAAAATTCCTAGGATATAGTCTGGATGAAATAAAAAATTTATTAAATAAAACAAGCTTTACCGTTGATTTAAACGAAAGCTTGTCTCTCCATCTTCAAGCTTTAGAAAAAGAGAAAAAACAAATCGAACAGTCAATGAAATCTATTAATAGAGTAATTAGGTTAATGGAGGAAGAGGGAACAGTGGATAGTAACTTATTATTTACCCTTCTTCACGGTATGCGTACTGACCATATACAAGAAGAATGGATCAATCGTCATATGTTAACGGATATCATGGAAGAGTTAGAAAAGAAATCGGAAGAAGAAAAAATCTCTTTAGATAAAACGTTTACTCAATTGTCTAAAGAAGTGAAACAATTATATGGTAAACCCGTAGAGGACCTGAAAGTACAGCGAATGATTAAGAACTATATAGAAGGAGTTTTTTCATTTTTTGATGAGGATTTGATGCAAAAACTCGCTGATACGAATATAGAAGGAGAACCTGATTTTCAAGAATTTGATAATATGACACCATCTCCTTTTACAGAAGATGAACAAAAATGGTTTGAACAAGCGATAGAATATTATATTCAGCAAGAAGAAAAGGAATAG
- a CDS encoding DUF4166 domain-containing protein — MSIYKEMLGEQFERLQPKLKRRYTISSEKAFQATGVMTKITSGPKWLSPFFRIATRWKLLFPEQGENVPFQIVNKGKLGPNGEQQVHWERTFFFPNQTRHFNALMSLDQSKRVVRDYLGEPSLFYSELVFIVTEEGHLQIESSKQRLVLGKLEIPLPRLLKGNVLVKECYVEKKDVFSIHVLITNPLLGTLFEYKGVFQTDDL; from the coding sequence ATGTCTATTTATAAAGAAATGCTTGGAGAACAATTCGAGCGACTGCAGCCAAAGCTCAAGCGGCGGTATACTATTTCTTCTGAAAAGGCCTTCCAGGCAACAGGAGTCATGACAAAAATAACTAGTGGTCCGAAATGGTTGTCACCTTTCTTTCGTATAGCCACTCGTTGGAAGTTATTATTTCCTGAGCAAGGAGAGAATGTACCATTTCAAATCGTAAACAAAGGGAAGCTTGGTCCAAATGGGGAGCAACAGGTCCACTGGGAAAGAACATTCTTCTTCCCAAACCAAACAAGGCATTTCAATGCGCTTATGAGCTTAGATCAGAGTAAGCGTGTAGTAAGGGACTATCTTGGGGAGCCGAGCTTGTTCTATTCTGAGCTCGTATTCATTGTCACAGAGGAAGGACATCTTCAAATTGAATCTAGTAAACAGCGTCTTGTATTAGGCAAGCTGGAAATCCCCTTACCAAGGCTGTTAAAAGGAAATGTTCTTGTTAAAGAGTGTTATGTAGAAAAGAAAGACGTATTTTCCATTCATGTGTTAATTACTAATCCTTTACTTGGTACATTATTCGAGTATAAAGGGGTGTTTCAAACAGATGACCTATAA